The Spirosoma foliorum genome has a window encoding:
- a CDS encoding c-type cytochrome, translating to MLIHSINIVHKMSCLYKLCGVVVLSLMLLISGGQVKAQDAAAPAGGGDAEKGKTLFTNNCAQCHAVTGEKVVGPGLKGIESRAPSKDWLHKWIRNSSAVIASGDAYANQVFNANGKIQMSSFPSLTDADIDGILAYIDAANKPAAATTAPTGGGNAGPAPATATSGPSELFTFVLIALLLVMLLVLGVLLAIVSILSKAVSPVADGTQVTSTFGQRLKTGLSDAFNNPTLRSIVIWLFLLVAAKETIDGAYSVGIQQGYAPKQPIAYSHKLHAGQYKIDCNYCHTGAQKGKNATIPAANICMNCHGVIKKESPEIQKIYTAIEENRPIEWVRVHNLPDLAYFNHSQHVNVGNVACQTCHGEIEKMEVVEARSSLTMGWCIDCHRRTEVNTKDNAYYDKLVALHRKESKEPLKVANIGGLECSKCHY from the coding sequence ATGTTGATTCACTCAATTAATATAGTTCATAAAATGAGTTGTTTATACAAGCTTTGCGGAGTCGTAGTTCTATCACTTATGCTGCTGATTTCTGGTGGCCAAGTGAAGGCACAGGATGCAGCTGCTCCAGCAGGCGGTGGTGATGCTGAAAAAGGAAAGACCCTGTTTACTAACAACTGCGCCCAATGTCACGCGGTGACTGGCGAGAAAGTAGTAGGTCCTGGTCTGAAAGGAATTGAAAGCCGTGCTCCAAGTAAAGATTGGTTGCACAAATGGATTCGGAACTCATCGGCGGTTATTGCCAGCGGTGATGCTTATGCTAACCAGGTGTTCAATGCCAATGGTAAAATTCAAATGTCAAGCTTCCCAAGCTTGACAGATGCAGACATCGATGGTATCTTAGCCTATATCGATGCGGCCAACAAGCCCGCAGCAGCTACAACTGCTCCAACAGGTGGTGGTAATGCCGGTCCTGCTCCTGCAACGGCAACTTCTGGCCCATCAGAACTTTTTACATTTGTATTGATCGCTTTGTTACTAGTAATGTTGCTGGTTCTGGGCGTTCTGTTAGCAATTGTATCAATTCTGTCGAAAGCCGTATCACCTGTTGCCGACGGAACACAAGTTACGTCTACATTTGGCCAACGCCTTAAAACAGGCTTGTCGGACGCTTTCAACAACCCAACGCTTCGTTCGATTGTTATTTGGCTGTTTCTTTTAGTTGCGGCAAAAGAAACGATCGATGGTGCATATAGTGTCGGTATTCAGCAAGGTTATGCCCCAAAGCAACCTATTGCTTACTCGCATAAACTGCACGCGGGTCAATACAAAATTGACTGTAACTACTGCCATACGGGTGCTCAGAAGGGGAAGAATGCTACGATCCCTGCGGCTAACATCTGTATGAACTGTCACGGTGTCATCAAGAAAGAGTCACCAGAGATTCAAAAGATTTACACGGCTATTGAAGAGAATCGCCCTATCGAATGGGTTCGGGTTCACAATCTGCCTGACTTGGCTTACTTCAACCACTCACAACACGTAAACGTTGGTAATGTTGCCTGTCAGACTTGCCACGGAGAAATTGAGAAGATGGAAGTAGTAGAAGCTCGTTCATCGTTGACGATGGGCTGGTGTATCGACTGTCACCGTCGGACCGAGGTGAATACCAAAGACAACGCGTACTATGACAAACTCGTTGCTCTTCACCGGAAAGAAAGTAAAGAACCGCTCAAGGTAGCTAACATTGGCGGTCTGGAATGTTCTAAATGTCACTATTAA
- a CDS encoding TAT-variant-translocated molybdopterin oxidoreductase codes for MENTSKRYWKGVEELRNDETFVKNANSEFANPDLSESSNDLDGLLGGSNTQRRDFLKVMGFGMAAVSLAACETPVHKAIPYINKPEFTFPSISDYYASTFSEGGDYAAILVETREGRPIKIEGNTSSSVSKGGTTPRSQAAVLSLYDIDKLKGPKRGDADLDWATADKEIISQLNSIAAKSGAIRIVTSTILSPATKAVIADFAAKYPTTRHITYDAHSVFGIVQANQASFGKAVIPSYDFGKAQTIVSVGADFLGTWVGPIEYMGPYAKGRKIGAVGDGKKTMSRHYQFETGLSMTGANADYRTAIKPSQEGLVVAALYNKVAAKLGGTAISTASVDVAHLDKAATDLANSKGKALVVSGSNDPNVQIVVNALNNLLGSYGTTIDINTPVNYRQGNDQQMSAFISEAKAGQVGAVLFYGSNPVYDHPNGAELAEALPKIALSVSFADRADETASLSKYITPAPHFLECWDDAEPKQGFYSLTQPAITLIFKTRQFQSSLLTWVGKPNDYQAYLKNYWRANQYPKASGFSSFEAFWVKCLNDGVFEPNNGAVTAGGASFTGNVAQAAAGIAQRYKPTTGMELSLYEKVGVGTGAMANNPWLQELPDSISKACWDNYAAISQKTAKAMGVAQNDLVTVSVNGKSVELPVLIQPGQADDTVSIAIGYGREKGGKVANGVGKNVFPFVSLAGGYATYSSTSAKVEKASGSHVIAQTQTHETVMGRRAVLQESVLSEYVKNPKAGRYEPKVQTSVGPTDSNDITLWNGYGKPNHSWGMVIDLNSCLGCGTCIVACNAENNIQVVGRKEVINRREMHWLRIDRYYSSDAEPEDYSALEIASANPEVTFQPMLCQHCSNAPCETVCPVLATTHSTEGLNQMTYNRCIGTRYCANNCPYKVRRFNWFKYFDNDNFDYHFNNDLGKMVINPDVTVRSRGVIEKCSFCVQRIQESKLTAKKERRKLGADEVQTACSQACSTGAIIFGDMNNPESTISKVLAVESEARAFHVLEEINVRPQISYLTKIRNKDEEPKKEATKESHA; via the coding sequence ATGGAAAATACATCTAAACGGTATTGGAAAGGGGTTGAGGAGTTACGCAATGATGAGACGTTTGTTAAGAACGCCAACAGCGAATTTGCGAATCCTGACCTGAGCGAATCGTCGAACGACCTGGATGGTTTGCTCGGGGGTTCTAACACCCAACGCCGTGACTTCCTCAAAGTAATGGGCTTTGGCATGGCAGCCGTATCATTGGCTGCTTGTGAAACGCCAGTCCATAAAGCCATTCCGTACATCAACAAGCCGGAATTTACATTCCCATCAATATCTGACTATTACGCGTCTACGTTTAGTGAAGGCGGAGATTATGCAGCTATTTTAGTAGAAACCCGCGAAGGTCGACCCATTAAAATAGAAGGTAATACATCGTCAAGCGTATCGAAAGGTGGTACAACACCCCGCTCGCAGGCTGCAGTTCTGTCGCTTTACGATATCGATAAATTGAAAGGACCAAAGCGTGGGGATGCTGACCTCGATTGGGCAACTGCCGATAAAGAGATCATTAGCCAGTTAAATTCAATTGCTGCAAAAAGTGGAGCAATTCGTATTGTAACCTCTACGATTCTTAGCCCAGCGACCAAAGCTGTTATTGCTGATTTCGCTGCGAAATACCCAACAACCCGCCACATTACGTACGATGCCCATTCTGTATTTGGTATTGTACAGGCTAACCAGGCTTCGTTTGGTAAAGCGGTAATCCCATCCTATGATTTTGGCAAAGCGCAGACAATTGTTAGCGTTGGCGCCGATTTCCTGGGTACCTGGGTTGGCCCTATCGAATACATGGGGCCTTATGCCAAAGGCCGTAAAATTGGTGCTGTAGGTGATGGTAAGAAAACCATGTCGCGCCACTATCAATTCGAGACCGGTCTTTCTATGACGGGTGCGAATGCTGATTATCGTACTGCTATCAAACCTTCGCAGGAAGGTTTGGTTGTTGCGGCTCTGTATAACAAAGTAGCAGCTAAATTGGGCGGAACAGCTATTAGCACAGCATCGGTTGACGTTGCTCATTTAGATAAGGCAGCTACAGACCTAGCTAATTCTAAAGGTAAAGCACTGGTCGTATCTGGCTCGAATGACCCGAATGTTCAGATCGTTGTTAATGCGCTTAATAACCTACTAGGTAGCTACGGTACAACAATCGATATTAACACCCCCGTTAATTATCGGCAGGGTAACGATCAGCAAATGAGCGCCTTCATTAGTGAAGCTAAAGCTGGTCAGGTTGGTGCAGTATTGTTCTATGGATCAAATCCTGTATATGACCACCCAAATGGTGCTGAACTTGCTGAAGCACTACCTAAAATTGCTTTATCTGTTTCATTTGCTGATCGGGCAGATGAAACCGCTTCTCTATCGAAATATATTACACCAGCTCCTCACTTCCTGGAATGCTGGGATGACGCTGAGCCAAAGCAAGGTTTTTACAGCCTTACGCAGCCAGCGATCACGCTTATTTTCAAAACACGTCAATTCCAGTCTAGTCTGTTGACCTGGGTTGGTAAGCCGAACGATTACCAGGCTTATCTGAAGAATTACTGGCGTGCTAACCAGTATCCAAAGGCATCTGGCTTTAGCTCGTTTGAAGCATTCTGGGTAAAATGTCTGAACGACGGTGTATTTGAACCCAATAACGGTGCTGTGACGGCAGGTGGCGCTTCGTTCACCGGAAATGTTGCACAAGCCGCTGCTGGAATCGCCCAACGTTACAAACCAACAACAGGAATGGAGTTGTCTTTGTACGAAAAAGTGGGTGTCGGTACAGGCGCTATGGCTAATAACCCATGGTTGCAAGAGTTACCTGATTCAATTTCAAAAGCTTGCTGGGACAACTACGCGGCCATTTCGCAAAAAACGGCCAAAGCGATGGGTGTTGCCCAAAATGATCTGGTAACTGTTTCAGTAAATGGTAAGTCAGTTGAACTTCCTGTATTGATCCAACCTGGTCAGGCCGACGATACGGTATCCATTGCGATTGGTTATGGTCGTGAGAAAGGCGGTAAAGTAGCCAATGGTGTTGGTAAAAATGTGTTCCCATTTGTTAGCCTGGCAGGTGGTTATGCTACTTACTCGTCTACCTCAGCTAAAGTAGAAAAAGCAAGTGGTTCGCATGTAATCGCTCAAACCCAGACGCACGAAACCGTAATGGGACGTCGGGCGGTTTTACAGGAAAGTGTTCTGTCTGAATACGTAAAAAATCCGAAAGCAGGTCGTTACGAACCGAAAGTACAAACATCAGTAGGCCCAACCGATTCAAACGATATTACCCTCTGGAACGGTTATGGTAAGCCGAACCACTCATGGGGTATGGTCATCGACCTGAACTCCTGCTTAGGTTGCGGTACGTGTATTGTTGCTTGTAACGCTGAAAACAATATTCAGGTAGTTGGCCGTAAGGAGGTTATTAATCGCCGTGAAATGCACTGGCTTCGGATTGACCGCTACTACAGCAGCGATGCCGAGCCTGAAGATTACTCGGCACTGGAAATTGCTTCTGCTAACCCAGAGGTAACGTTCCAACCAATGCTTTGCCAGCATTGCAGTAACGCTCCTTGCGAAACGGTTTGTCCAGTTCTTGCAACAACCCACAGCACGGAAGGTCTGAACCAAATGACCTATAACCGTTGTATCGGAACACGTTATTGCGCTAACAACTGCCCCTATAAAGTTCGTCGCTTCAACTGGTTCAAGTATTTTGACAATGATAACTTCGATTATCATTTCAACAATGACCTGGGCAAAATGGTCATCAATCCAGATGTAACGGTTCGTTCACGTGGGGTAATTGAAAAATGCTCATTCTGTGTTCAACGGATTCAGGAAAGCAAATTGACCGCTAAGAAAGAGCGTCGTAAACTGGGTGCCGATGAAGTTCAAACCGCTTGTTCGCAGGCTTGTTCTACCGGGGCTATTATCTTTGGTGATATGAACAACCCTGAGAGCACGATCTCTAAAGTTCTTGCGGTTGAGTCAGAAGCACGTGCATTCCATGTATTGGAAGAAATCAATGTAAGACCACAAATTTCTTACTTGACCAAAATCCGGAACAAGGACGAAGAACCAAAGAAAGAAGCTACTAAAGAATCACACGCATAA
- the nrfD gene encoding NrfD/PsrC family molybdoenzyme membrane anchor subunit → MSHVTAAVRTPLVTGGKTYADVTEDISKQVEGNPTREWTIAFTIAVVVLIYGAACVFWTWWEGLGVWGLNKTVGWAWDITNFVWWVGIGHAGTLISAILLLFRQKWRTAVNRAAEAMTIFAVLCAASFIMMHAGRPWVAYWCLPLPNTLGSLWVNFKSPLVWDVFAISTYFTVSLVFWYMGLIPDLATIRDRAKSKVSRYIYGAFSLGWNGSAKTWARYEYMSLILAGLSTPLVLSVHTIVSMDFATSVIPGWHTTIFPPYFVAGAIFSGFAMVQNLVLIIRVVFKLEDYITLEHIESMNKVITLTGSIVGVAYLTEFFIAWYSGVEFEGYAFINRATGPYWWAYWAMMTCNVITPQLFWSRAIRRSIVWTFVLSVIVNIGMWFERFVIIVTSLHRDYLPSSWAMFHPTLFDISDYIFSFGFFFTLFLLFSKFLPVVNMAEVKTIIKSSSEILPASVSGVAKGERVTNPTFNKDVE, encoded by the coding sequence ATGTCGCATGTTACAGCAGCCGTAAGAACTCCCCTCGTTACCGGTGGCAAAACCTACGCCGACGTGACGGAGGATATCAGCAAACAGGTTGAAGGCAACCCAACCCGCGAGTGGACAATCGCCTTTACCATTGCGGTGGTTGTGCTCATTTACGGAGCCGCCTGCGTGTTCTGGACCTGGTGGGAAGGATTGGGCGTTTGGGGACTTAATAAAACTGTCGGCTGGGCGTGGGACATCACCAACTTCGTATGGTGGGTTGGTATCGGTCACGCCGGTACACTGATTTCGGCTATTCTGTTGTTATTCCGCCAAAAATGGCGGACGGCTGTTAACCGGGCAGCTGAGGCCATGACCATCTTTGCCGTATTGTGTGCTGCCAGCTTTATCATGATGCACGCAGGTCGTCCATGGGTAGCTTACTGGTGTTTGCCATTACCTAATACACTCGGTTCGCTTTGGGTAAACTTCAAATCGCCACTTGTTTGGGACGTATTTGCCATTAGCACATACTTTACCGTATCGTTGGTATTCTGGTACATGGGTCTTATCCCTGACTTAGCTACGATTCGTGACCGGGCGAAAAGCAAAGTATCTCGTTACATCTACGGTGCTTTCTCATTAGGATGGAATGGTTCGGCAAAAACCTGGGCTCGCTATGAATACATGAGCTTGATTCTGGCCGGTCTTTCAACACCACTTGTACTTTCGGTACACACTATTGTAAGTATGGACTTTGCTACCTCGGTTATTCCAGGTTGGCACACAACCATCTTCCCTCCTTACTTCGTTGCCGGTGCTATCTTCTCTGGTTTCGCAATGGTACAGAACCTGGTCTTAATTATCCGGGTCGTATTCAAACTAGAAGATTATATCACGCTTGAGCACATCGAGTCAATGAATAAGGTCATCACACTGACCGGTTCGATTGTAGGGGTTGCTTATTTAACCGAGTTCTTCATTGCATGGTACTCTGGTGTTGAATTTGAAGGCTACGCCTTTATTAACCGTGCTACTGGTCCATACTGGTGGGCTTACTGGGCTATGATGACCTGTAACGTAATTACTCCACAGCTTTTCTGGTCACGGGCAATCCGCCGGAGTATTGTTTGGACTTTTGTGTTGTCGGTTATTGTAAATATTGGGATGTGGTTTGAGCGTTTCGTAATTATCGTAACCTCTTTACACCGCGATTACCTGCCATCAAGCTGGGCAATGTTCCACCCAACGCTGTTTGATATTAGCGATTATATTTTCTCATTCGGATTCTTCTTTACCCTGTTCCTGCTGTTCTCGAAATTCCTCCCAGTTGTGAACATGGCCGAAGTTAAAACGATCATTAAATCGTCGTCTGAAATATTACCCGCTTCGGTATCAGGCGTTGCCAAAGGCGAACGCGTTACCAACCCAACATTTAATAAAGACGTAGAATAA
- a CDS encoding DUF3341 domain-containing protein, with product MSDVHGSSKFLVGIFDDDDVVLKAVKEVRNSGVRIQEVYSPFPIHGLDIALGHPRSRLGIAAFLFGLSGTLTALALTFYTEGFDWPMIVGGKDSYSPVIYVPVIFELTVLFCALGMVGTFIVSNGMGPTVKPLMYDLRTTDNKFAMAIDLSKNNIGESDIEQILKKSGAAEVNVKQF from the coding sequence ATGTCAGACGTACATGGTAGCAGTAAATTCCTGGTCGGCATTTTTGATGATGACGATGTGGTACTGAAGGCCGTTAAAGAAGTAAGAAATTCTGGAGTACGGATTCAGGAGGTTTACTCCCCGTTTCCAATTCACGGATTAGATATTGCGCTTGGTCACCCACGCAGTCGCTTGGGAATCGCAGCTTTCTTGTTTGGCCTATCTGGAACACTTACGGCTCTAGCACTTACCTTCTATACGGAAGGTTTCGACTGGCCAATGATTGTTGGTGGTAAAGATTCTTACTCACCAGTCATTTATGTACCTGTTATTTTCGAATTAACAGTACTGTTTTGCGCCCTAGGTATGGTCGGTACATTCATTGTATCCAATGGCATGGGTCCTACGGTTAAGCCGCTGATGTACGATCTCAGAACAACCGATAACAAATTTGCAATGGCTATTGACCTGAGCAAAAACAATATTGGTGAAAGTGATATTGAGCAGATCCTGAAAAAGTCAGGTGCTGCTGAAGTTAATGTTAAGCAGTTCTAA
- a CDS encoding c-type cytochrome translates to MITKHTSITALAVIGLLVAGTSCKRGHDNTGVEYAPQMYDAVGYEPYRQIKPNTINPQGLNMRLPARGTVARPNYHTTFGEGSEAKTDLMMYNIPADSIGIAERVLTNPIPQTEKSLAEGQILYTRYCSHCHGETGKGDGLVAAQYKGVPNYTTDAYKSLNDGHIFHVITHGKGRMWPHGSQITPEDRWKIVQYVHKLQQG, encoded by the coding sequence ATGATTACTAAACATACGAGCATAACAGCACTAGCTGTCATTGGACTACTGGTTGCAGGCACATCCTGCAAAAGAGGACACGACAATACTGGTGTTGAATATGCCCCTCAGATGTATGATGCTGTCGGTTATGAACCCTATCGCCAGATCAAACCAAATACTATAAACCCACAAGGGTTGAACATGCGCCTTCCGGCGCGTGGAACAGTTGCCCGGCCTAACTATCATACAACATTCGGTGAAGGTAGCGAAGCTAAAACTGACCTGATGATGTATAATATTCCGGCAGATAGCATCGGAATTGCAGAGCGTGTATTAACAAACCCAATTCCTCAGACTGAAAAGTCGCTGGCAGAAGGTCAAATTTTGTACACACGTTACTGCAGTCATTGTCATGGCGAAACAGGCAAAGGAGATGGATTAGTAGCCGCTCAATATAAGGGCGTCCCTAACTACACAACCGATGCGTACAAGTCATTAAACGACGGCCATATTTTCCATGTGATTACGCACGGAAAAGGTCGCATGTGGCCTCATGGTTCCCAGATTACACCAGAGGACAGATGGAAAATTGTGCAATACGTACATAAACTCCAACAAGGTTAA
- a CDS encoding quinol:cytochrome C oxidoreductase, whose translation MASAHAIPSLDEEFEFTAESKRRLLIGIGAGVALVAIGAYLLASGAGSHEAHGAAHAAGAHEAHGGGHHEYKWTTRLWANVWVNAVYFTGASVVGMFFMSYNYLAQAGWSVAFKRIPEAMPAYLPFMLVAVLATFFIAGHDMFHWTNPGLYDKASPDFDPIINGKKGFLNTPFYLGRIIAYFGLWYFLWQRLRSFSLQEDLYGGTTYYEKSIKFGVAFLLVFGVTSSTSAWDFVMSIDTHWFSTMFGWYTLASWHVTGLAIITLTVVTLKEKGYMQWVNESHLHDLGKFMFAFSIFWTYVWFAQFMLIYYANLPEETIYYRERFSGFGGIYKAPFFINILLNFVFPFLVLMTRDAKRTFIILKVAAWGIIIGHYFDFYTNIMPGTVGAHGGFGPVEFGMILIFACGFAYSLFSQLTKANLIPKNHPMLEETLHHDI comes from the coding sequence ATGGCATCGGCTCACGCAATACCGTCCTTAGACGAAGAATTTGAATTTACTGCGGAATCCAAACGTCGATTACTGATCGGCATCGGAGCCGGAGTCGCGTTGGTAGCAATTGGCGCGTACTTACTGGCATCAGGTGCTGGTTCGCATGAAGCTCATGGAGCTGCTCACGCTGCAGGAGCACATGAAGCCCATGGTGGAGGGCACCATGAGTACAAATGGACTACTCGCCTATGGGCAAACGTCTGGGTGAACGCTGTTTATTTCACTGGAGCGTCTGTTGTAGGGATGTTTTTCATGTCGTACAACTACTTGGCTCAAGCCGGCTGGTCTGTTGCGTTCAAACGCATTCCAGAGGCCATGCCTGCCTATTTGCCATTTATGTTAGTCGCTGTACTGGCTACATTCTTTATTGCTGGTCACGACATGTTCCACTGGACAAACCCAGGTTTGTATGACAAAGCCAGTCCAGATTTTGATCCAATTATCAATGGCAAAAAAGGCTTTTTAAATACCCCCTTCTACCTGGGACGTATTATCGCCTACTTTGGTCTATGGTATTTCTTATGGCAACGGTTACGTAGTTTCTCGCTTCAGGAAGATCTGTATGGCGGGACTACATACTATGAAAAGAGCATCAAATTCGGAGTTGCCTTCTTACTGGTTTTCGGCGTAACGTCTTCTACCTCAGCTTGGGATTTTGTCATGTCGATCGATACGCACTGGTTCAGTACGATGTTCGGTTGGTATACACTAGCAAGCTGGCACGTAACCGGCTTGGCTATCATTACGCTGACAGTAGTGACGTTGAAAGAGAAGGGTTATATGCAGTGGGTTAATGAAAGCCATCTGCATGATCTGGGTAAATTCATGTTTGCATTCAGTATTTTCTGGACTTATGTGTGGTTTGCACAATTTATGCTGATCTACTACGCTAACTTACCTGAAGAAACCATTTACTATCGTGAGCGTTTTAGTGGTTTTGGTGGTATCTATAAAGCTCCATTCTTTATAAACATCCTCCTAAACTTTGTATTCCCCTTCCTCGTTTTAATGACTCGCGATGCAAAGCGAACATTCATCATCTTGAAAGTGGCTGCGTGGGGTATCATCATTGGGCACTACTTTGACTTCTATACGAACATTATGCCAGGAACGGTAGGTGCGCATGGTGGTTTTGGTCCAGTTGAATTCGGTATGATTTTAATTTTTGCCTGTGGATTTGCTTATAGTCTGTTTTCACAATTGACGAAAGCTAATCTGATTCCTAAGAATCACCCGATGTTAGAGGAAACCCTGCATCACGATATTTAA
- a CDS encoding cytochrome c oxidase subunit II encodes MVYIVALLTVIFLGLAAVVVSRMAAVVKNASGPVEEGHIGLSNRINGMLMIVFFVLGMIGAAWSFIYAKQFFLPEASSPHGRHTDFLFWLGMSIITIAFVVTNALLFFFAWRYQHRDGYKAAYYPENHKLELIWTVIPAVVMALLVFTGWKAWRDIMAEAPENAQVFEIVGKQFNWIARYPGVDNNKLGSFNYKLIDNNNETGIDYTDEASFDDFVSTSELHIPVNKPILLKIRARDVLHSVFIPHLRVKMDAVPGMPTRFQFTADKTTDEMKNITGNPNFTYEIACTEVCGQGHFSMRIRLVVEDEASWQAWCKEQKPLLTSTPELASRIPANLKAKAAKYLPADATAAPADSVTASILPKGVIVASATH; translated from the coding sequence ATGGTTTATATAGTCGCTTTGTTGACGGTAATCTTTTTGGGACTAGCAGCTGTTGTTGTTTCCCGGATGGCGGCCGTTGTGAAGAACGCAAGTGGCCCAGTTGAAGAAGGGCATATTGGATTGAGTAACCGTATTAACGGTATGCTAATGATTGTTTTTTTTGTATTGGGTATGATTGGCGCTGCCTGGTCATTCATCTACGCAAAGCAATTCTTTTTACCTGAAGCATCGTCCCCACACGGTCGGCATACAGATTTTCTGTTTTGGTTGGGGATGAGTATCATCACAATTGCTTTTGTTGTTACGAATGCCTTGTTGTTTTTCTTCGCCTGGCGTTACCAGCATCGGGATGGCTATAAAGCTGCTTATTATCCAGAAAACCACAAACTGGAATTAATCTGGACGGTAATTCCGGCAGTAGTGATGGCGTTATTAGTATTTACAGGATGGAAAGCATGGCGTGATATTATGGCCGAAGCTCCTGAAAATGCACAAGTGTTTGAAATCGTTGGTAAGCAATTCAACTGGATCGCACGTTACCCTGGTGTTGATAACAACAAATTGGGTTCGTTCAACTACAAGTTGATTGACAACAATAACGAAACAGGAATTGACTATACAGATGAAGCATCGTTTGATGATTTTGTCTCTACTTCGGAATTACACATTCCTGTTAATAAGCCAATTTTATTGAAGATTCGTGCTCGTGATGTACTGCACAGCGTATTTATTCCTCACCTACGCGTGAAAATGGATGCTGTGCCAGGTATGCCAACCCGTTTTCAGTTCACTGCTGATAAAACAACAGACGAAATGAAAAACATTACAGGCAATCCTAACTTTACGTACGAGATTGCGTGTACAGAAGTATGTGGTCAAGGTCACTTCTCTATGCGGATACGTTTAGTAGTTGAAGACGAAGCGTCTTGGCAAGCCTGGTGCAAAGAGCAAAAGCCTTTATTAACATCAACACCTGAGCTGGCAAGTCGTATTCCTGCTAATCTGAAAGCGAAAGCTGCCAAGTATTTGCCTGCTGACGCAACAGCTGCACCAGCAGACAGTGTAACCGCATCAATATTACCAAAGGGTGTAATTGTAGCTAGTGCCACCCATTAA